In Triticum aestivum cultivar Chinese Spring chromosome 5B, IWGSC CS RefSeq v2.1, whole genome shotgun sequence, the following proteins share a genomic window:
- the LOC123116634 gene encoding cytochrome P450 71A1, which translates to MSPYAVLVAAVAVLVAFCCATRKARGKNSKLPPSPPAIPLFGHLHLLGRLAHRSLRDLHARYGSDGGLLLLQLGRRRTLVVSTAAAAADLYKNHDLAFASRVLSAPVHKLSYGSINVSFAPYGDVWRRSKKMAVVHLLSQRRADSFAPMRAAEAAALVAGVRRAAEAGEAVELRGLLYGYGNAVVTRAATGAAGATAERMKQLMGNSAALMSGLQAEDVLPDAAAKVVRWATGFEKRLDDQMEAWHKFLSEIIAEHLEKKALLKCDDIAGEEDFLDVLLRLREEGTAGLDLTDDRIISIVQDMIFAGTETSYITLEWAMAELTTKPHTMAKLRAEVTRVTNDKLAIEEDDLSRMEYLKAVLREVMRLHPPAPLLIPHESTTTSIVQGYEIPAKTTLFINAWAIGRDPIAWGEGAEEFLPERFLANGNATDVDVRGNDYQLLPFGAGRRLCPAINFAMPTLEIALACLVRHFDWGLAAGTCLEMGEAPGLATPPSTPVRLVPGCITT; encoded by the exons ATGTCTCCGTACGCTGTGCTCGTCGCGGCCGTCGCCGTGCTCGTCGCCTTCTGCTGCGCGACCAGGAAAGCTCGAGGCAAGAACAGTAAGCTCCCGCCATCGCCCCCGGCGATCCCGCTGTTCGGCCACCTCCACCTCCTGGGCCGCCTCGCGCACCGCTCCCTGCGCGACCTGCACGCTCGGTACGGCAGCGACGGCGGCCTCCTGCTCCTGCAGCTCGGGCGCAGGCGGACGCTGGTGGTGTccacggcggccgcggcggcggaccTGTACAAGAACCACGACCTCGCATTCGCCTCCCGCGTGCTCAGCGCGCCGGTGCACAAGCTCTCCTACGGCTCGATCAACGTCTCCTTCGCGCCATACGGCGACGTCTGGCGCCGCAGCAAGAAGATGGCCGTCGTCCACCTGCTCTCCCAGCGCCGCGCCGACTCGTTCGCCCCCATGCGAGCCGCCGAGGCGGCCGCCCTCGTCGCGGGAGTCCGCCGCGCGGCGGAGGCCGGGGAGGCCGTGGAGCTGAGGGGGCTCCTGTACGGCTACGGCAACGCGGTGGTCACCCGCGCGGCCACCGGCGCCGCGGGGGCCACGGCCGAGAGAATGAAGCAGCTGATGGGCAACTCCGCGGCGCTCATGTCGGGGCTCCAGGCGGAGGACGTGCTTCCCGACGCGGCGGCGAAGGTGGTGAGGTGGGCGACGGGGTTCGAGAAGAGGCTCGACGACCAGATGGAGGCGTGGCACAAGTTCCTGTCCGAGATAATCGCCGAGCACCTTGAGAAGAAGGCCCTGTTG AAGTGTGACGACATCGCAGGGGAGGAGGACTTCTTGGACGTCTTGCTGCGGCTGAGGGAAGAAGGCACCGCCGGACTCGACCTCACCGACGATCGCATCATAAGCATTGTTCAG GACATGATCTTCGCCGGAACTGAGACATCATATATTACGCTGGAATGGGCCATGGCGGAGCTCACGACAAAACCCCACACAATGGCCAAGTTGCGGGCCGAGGTAACACGAGTCACCAACGACAAGTTGGCCATCGAAGAAGATGACCTCAGCAGGATGGAGTACCTCAAGGCGGTGTTGAGGGAGGTGATGCGTCTCCACCCACCAGCACCACTCCTCATCCCACACGAGTCGACGACGACGTCGATCGTCCAAGGCTACGAGATCCCGGCAAAGACGACACTCTTTATCAATGCGTGGGCAATCGGGAGGGACCCCATTGCGTGGGGTGAAGGGGCGGAGGAGTTTTTGCCTGAGAGGTTCTTGGCCAACGGTAACGCGACAGACGTGGACGTGAGGGGAAACGACTACCAACTCCTCCCATTCGGTGCCGGTCGACGACTCTGTCCCGCCATCAACTTCGCGATGCCGACGCTAGAGATTGCGCTAGCTTGCCTCGTACGCCACTTCGACTGGGGTCTCGCCGCTGGCACATGTCTGGAGATGGGCGAGGCCCCGGGGCTGGCCACACCTCCGTCGACTCCGGTGCGCCTTGTCCCCGGATGCATAACAACTTAA